The Solanum pennellii chromosome 11, SPENNV200 genome contains a region encoding:
- the LOC107004886 gene encoding 8-hydroxygeraniol dehydrogenase-like, giving the protein MAKSPEEEHPIKAFGWAARDTSGVLTPFNFSRRATGEKDVQFKILYCGVCHTDLHFLKNEWGVTRYPVVPGHEIVGVVTEVGNKVGKFKIGDKVGVGCLVGSCKKCDNCSNDLENYCPQQIQAYGQMYVDGTMTYGGYSDIMVVDEHFAVRWPENLPMEAAPLLCAGITTYSPLKYYGLDKPGLNIGVVGLGGLGHMAVKFAKAFGANVTVISTSPSKKEEALQHLGADKFLLSNDPQQIQGAMCSLDGIIDTVSAVHPLLPYLGMLKPHGKHIIVGAIPQPLEMPVFPLILGRKTIAGSAMGGMKETQEMLDFAAKHNITPDVEVVAMDYVNTALERLVNNDVKYRFVLDMDKK; this is encoded by the exons ATGGCAAAATCCCCAGAAGAAGAACATCCAATTAAGGCTTTTGGATGGGCAGCTAGAGATACTTCTGGTGTTCTTACTCCTTTCAACTTTTCAAGAAG GGCTACTGGGGAGAAAGATGTGCAATTCAAGATCTTGTATTGTGGAGTTTGCCACACAGATCTTCACTTTCTCAAGAATGAATGGGGTGTCACCAGATATCCTGTTGTACCTGG GCATGAGATTGTGGGTGTGGTGACAGAAGTTGGTAACAAAGTTGGTAAATTTAAAATTGGTGACAAAGTTGGTGTTGGATGTCTAGTAGGATCATGTAAAAAATGTGACAATTGTTCAAATGATCTTGAAAATTATTGTCCTCAACAAATACAAGCATATGGTCAAATGTACGTCGACGGAACGATGACGTACGGTGGTTACTCCGATATCATGGTAGTCGATGAGCATTTCGCGGTCCGTTGGCCGGAGAATTTACCGATGGAAGCTGCACCATTGTTATGTGCTGGTATCACAACTTATAGCCCATTGAAATATTATGGGCTTGATAAGCCTGGATTGAACATTGGTGTTGTGGGCCTTGGTGGGCTGGGCCATATGGCTGTCAAATTTGCCAAGGCTTTTGGGGCTAATGTCACAGTTATAAGTACTTCTCCTAGTAAAAAAGAGGAAGCCCTTCAACATCTCGGTGCAGATAAGTTTTTACTCAGCAACGATCCTCAGCAAATTCAG GGTGCAATGTGTTCATTGGATGGAATTATTGATACAGTTTCAGCAGTTCATCCACTTTTACCATATCTTGGTATGTTAAAGCCTCATGGTAAACATATTATTGTTGGTGCAATTCCTCAACCACTTGAAATGCCAGTATTTCCTTTAATCTTGG GAAGGAAGACAATTGCTGGGAGTGCAATGGGAGGAATGAAAGAGACTCAAGAAATGTTAGATTTTGCAGCAAAACATAACATAACACCAGATGTTGAAGTTGTAGCTATGGACTACGTGAATACAGCGTTGGAACGCCTTGTAAATAACGATGTCAAGTATCGATTCGTGCTAGATATGGACAAAAAATGA
- the LOC107003351 gene encoding probable mannitol dehydrogenase, which yields MEKSPEEMHPVKAFGWAARDTSGILSPFKFSTRATGDKDVKLKILYCGICHSDLHQLKNEWGFSKYPMVPGHEIVGEVTEVGSKVEKFKLGDKAGVGCLVGSCRSCENCNNDIENYCSKAIATYSAMYHDGTPTYGGYSDIIVVDEHFVVRVPENMPLAAAAPLLCAGITTYSPLRYYGLDKPGLHVGVVGLGGLGHVGVKFAKALGVKVTVISTSQSKQKEAIERLGADSFLISTDPDQLQAAMGTMDGILDTVAATHPVLPLIDLLKTNGKLIMLGGVAKPLDLPVFPLLMGRKLVAGSGIGGMKETQEMIDFAAKHNITADIEVIPMNYVNTAMERLAKADVKYRFVIDVAKTLKPDE from the exons atggaaaaatcaccaGAAGAAATGCACCCTGTTAAGGCTTTTGGTTGGGCAGCTAGAGACACTTCTGGAATACTCTCCCCCTTTAAATTCTCCACAag GGCAACTGGTGATAAAGATGTGAAATTGAAGATACTTTATTGTGGTATTTGTCATTCTGATCTTCATCAATTGAAGAATGAATGGGGATTTTCTAAATATCCTATGGTCCCTGG ACATGAGATTGTGGGTGAAGTAACTGAGGTTGGTAGCAAGGTGGAAAAATTCAAACTTGGAGATAAAGCTGGTGTAGGATGTCTAGTTGGATCATGTAGATCTTGCGAAAACTGTAACAACGATATCGAGAACTATTGCTCGAAAGCAATTGCCACCTATAGTGCAATGTACCATGATGGAACACCAACATATGGAGGCTACTCGGATATAATCGTTGTTGATGAACATTTCGTTGTTCGTGTCCCAGAAAACATGCCCTTAGCTGCTGCAGCACCTCTGCTTTGTGCTGGAATTACAACTTACAGCCCTTTGAGGTACTACGGACTAGATAAACCTGGACTTCACGTTGGTGTAGTAGGTCTTGGTGGACTCGGTCATGTTGGTGTTAAGTTTGCCAAGGCTTTAGGGGTAAAGGTGACGGTTATTAGTACGTCTCAAAGTAAACAGAAGGAAGCTATTGAACGTCTCGGTGCTGATTCGTTTTTGATTAGTACTGATCCTGATCAGTTACAG GCTGCTATGGGCACAATGGATGGCATTCTTGATACAGTTGCTGCTACTCACCCTGTCCTACCATTGATCGACCTATTGAAGACTAATGGGAAACTTATCATGCTCGGTGGAGTTGCAAAACCTCTCGACCTACCCGTCTTTCCATTACTTATGG GGAGGAAGCTCGTGGCTGGAAGTGGGATCGGAGGGATGAAAGAAACGCAGGAAATGATAGATTTTGCTGCAAAACACAATATAACAGCAGATATTGAAGTCATCCCAATGAATTACGTTAATACTGCAATGGAACGTCTCGCTAAAGCTGATGTGAAGTATCGTTTTGTCATTGACGTTGCTAAGACCCTCAAACCAGATGAGTAG